The proteins below are encoded in one region of Tomitella fengzijianii:
- a CDS encoding NAD(P)H-dependent amine dehydrogenase family protein: MALRVVEWSTGTVGRHAIAGIDARPELELVGVWVSNPDKAGRDAGQLAGLGRELGVRATTDRDALLALKPDCIVHTAMTDDRIFDAVEDLIFFLEHGVNVVSSGPVILQYPRGVLPDDVVERIRSAGVRGGASLHVNGIDPGFANDVLPLAMTSLSQRINQVRCVEIADYSTYDQAMTMTELFGFGGALDQTPFLLQPGVLSLGWGSVVRQIAAGLGLTLDEPLVERHERLPAEEDFDTVCCHIAEGTAAALRFEVIGTVGGEEKVVLEHVTRTAPGQAPDWPRPTRGDGCYRVEVTGQPSMTVDLHHHGEHGDHNDSGMIMTAMRLVNAVEAVVAAEPGIVTALDLPPVTGRGLAG, from the coding sequence GTGGCGCTGCGAGTGGTGGAATGGTCGACGGGCACGGTGGGGCGGCACGCGATCGCCGGCATCGACGCGCGTCCGGAACTGGAACTCGTCGGCGTGTGGGTCTCGAACCCGGACAAGGCGGGCAGAGACGCCGGTCAGCTCGCGGGACTCGGCCGCGAGCTGGGCGTCCGGGCCACCACCGACCGGGACGCGCTGCTGGCGCTGAAGCCGGACTGCATCGTGCACACCGCGATGACCGACGACCGGATCTTCGACGCGGTGGAAGACCTGATCTTCTTCCTGGAGCACGGCGTCAACGTGGTCTCCTCCGGCCCGGTGATCCTGCAGTACCCGCGGGGAGTGCTTCCGGACGACGTCGTGGAACGCATCCGCTCGGCGGGCGTGCGCGGCGGTGCGAGCCTGCACGTCAACGGCATCGACCCGGGATTCGCCAATGATGTGCTGCCGCTGGCGATGACGAGCCTGTCGCAGCGGATCAACCAGGTCCGCTGCGTCGAGATCGCCGATTACAGCACCTACGACCAGGCGATGACGATGACCGAGCTGTTCGGCTTCGGCGGCGCGCTGGACCAGACGCCGTTCCTGCTGCAGCCCGGTGTGCTGTCGCTGGGGTGGGGTTCGGTCGTCCGCCAGATCGCGGCGGGCCTGGGCCTCACGCTGGATGAACCGTTGGTCGAACGCCACGAGCGCCTGCCGGCCGAGGAGGACTTCGACACCGTCTGCTGCCACATCGCAGAGGGGACGGCGGCGGCGTTGCGATTCGAGGTGATCGGCACCGTGGGCGGCGAGGAGAAGGTGGTGCTCGAGCACGTGACGCGCACGGCCCCGGGGCAGGCGCCGGACTGGCCGCGGCCCACGCGCGGCGACGGGTGCTACCGCGTGGAGGTGACGGGGCAGCCGTCGATGACGGTCGATCTCCACCACCACGGCGAGCACGGCGACCACAACGACTCCGGCATGATCATGACCGCGATGCGCCTGGTCAACGCAGTGGAGGCCGTGGTGGCCGCGGAGCCGGGGATCGTCACCGCCCTCGACCTGCCGCCGGTGACGGGACGCGGGCTCGCGGGCTGA
- a CDS encoding DNA glycosylase AlkZ-like family protein, with the protein MAQAITIDRGAWLGYRWAAHGLGPDPDWFSLDDLLTLGVQGNRQSHGEHALSQRVERVAGAPVSEAISAEGPLVYAWSVRGAPHAHRADRLDMIREALAPLPSDEGGKELIRAVDVVADALTSIVTRAVSKAEASSRVTDVVPQSLVVHCARCQARHVPEPVFRAAGRQARIVLAPEDGQATILRPCPKTAQQNVENPRRRLLEAFLRMNGPTTRPLYREWTEAGTRGVRDLWDECDDLVHVRIGPKRYDVPEPFVERIRTAPPARGIALAPQNDPYLRHADRGLLVPDGARRAEVFKALSGPGAVLVDGEVAGVWRYRRSPAQVRIEMFDPISADRKRLVGQRAHALADSTGDTAPTVVWA; encoded by the coding sequence ATGGCGCAGGCGATCACGATCGACCGCGGGGCGTGGCTGGGCTACCGCTGGGCGGCGCACGGTCTGGGCCCCGATCCGGACTGGTTCTCACTGGACGACCTGTTGACGCTCGGGGTGCAGGGCAACAGGCAATCGCACGGCGAGCACGCGCTGTCCCAACGCGTCGAGCGCGTCGCCGGTGCACCGGTCTCCGAGGCGATCTCCGCCGAAGGCCCCCTGGTCTACGCCTGGTCGGTGCGCGGAGCCCCGCACGCTCACCGTGCGGACCGACTCGACATGATCCGCGAGGCGTTGGCGCCGTTGCCGTCCGACGAGGGCGGGAAGGAGCTCATCCGGGCGGTCGACGTGGTCGCCGATGCGCTCACGTCGATCGTCACGCGCGCGGTGTCCAAAGCCGAGGCCAGCAGCAGGGTCACCGATGTCGTGCCGCAATCGCTGGTCGTGCACTGCGCTCGCTGCCAGGCGCGGCATGTCCCGGAGCCGGTGTTCCGCGCCGCCGGGCGGCAGGCCCGGATCGTGCTGGCGCCGGAGGACGGACAGGCGACGATCCTCCGCCCGTGCCCGAAGACCGCGCAGCAGAACGTCGAGAACCCGCGGCGGCGGCTGCTCGAGGCGTTCCTGCGCATGAACGGTCCGACCACCCGGCCCCTCTACCGCGAGTGGACCGAGGCCGGCACGCGCGGTGTCCGCGATCTGTGGGACGAGTGCGACGACCTCGTCCACGTCCGGATCGGGCCGAAGCGCTATGACGTCCCGGAGCCGTTCGTCGAGCGGATCCGCACCGCGCCGCCCGCCCGCGGGATAGCGCTCGCCCCGCAGAACGACCCGTATCTGCGTCACGCCGACCGCGGGCTCCTGGTGCCGGACGGGGCGCGCCGTGCGGAGGTGTTCAAGGCCCTTTCGGGGCCGGGCGCCGTGCTGGTGGACGGCGAGGTGGCCGGTGTCTGGCGATACAGGCGATCTCCGGCGCAGGTGCGGATCGAGATGTTCGACCCGATCAGTGCCGACCGGAAGCGTCTGGTCGGGCAGCGGGCGCATGCCCTCGCCGATTCCACGGGCGATACCGCGCCGACGGTGGTGTGGGCGTAG
- a CDS encoding SRPBCC family protein: MTTMSRSIVVRRPVRQVARVLGDPSVVMAVIGDHGRAARVEAAGDGAEQWEVFLVLGTMYMGGRVRIDEAGDGALAWHAVSGFQHDARFEAAAHGDDATITVHFQFRIDGLLTGRLAARLVRGYIGRYAESVLESLRHHIEYGETGRQ, encoded by the coding sequence ATGACCACCATGTCCCGGTCGATCGTGGTGCGCCGGCCGGTGCGGCAGGTGGCCCGGGTGCTGGGGGACCCGTCCGTGGTGATGGCGGTGATCGGTGACCACGGCCGCGCGGCCCGCGTCGAAGCCGCAGGGGACGGGGCCGAGCAGTGGGAGGTGTTCCTGGTCCTGGGCACCATGTACATGGGCGGGCGGGTGCGCATCGACGAGGCCGGCGACGGCGCCCTCGCCTGGCACGCGGTGAGCGGGTTCCAGCACGACGCGCGCTTCGAGGCGGCGGCGCACGGGGACGACGCGACGATCACCGTGCACTTCCAGTTCCGGATCGACGGTCTACTCACCGGGCGGCTGGCGGCGCGGCTCGTGCGCGGCTACATCGGCCGCTACGCCGAGTCCGTGCTCGAAAGCCTGCGCCACCACATCGAATACGGGGAGACGGGGCGGCAGTAG
- a CDS encoding lysophospholipid acyltransferase family protein, with the protein MAEWASLLGEPVAAVRRALTPGPGGLEGRDPEFIREMLPRFWLAARLYFRAEVNGFDNVPDEPVLFVGNHSGGADIPDTFVFLLGYHTYFTVEGRPLVGLAHKIVTRMPVVGDFARKFGMVQADMDTAAELLRGGANVLVYPGGDVEALRPWRDRNRIVFDGRKGFLRLAHANGVKIVPVVATGGQETFYVFNDGRKTAKLLRFDKLLRVKSVPVSLSVPWGLLPADLPHIPLPAKIRIQVLEPIDLQERFGDDPDWDEAYEYVTSVMQVALSRLATKSVIPVVS; encoded by the coding sequence ATGGCGGAATGGGCGTCGCTGCTGGGCGAACCGGTGGCCGCGGTGCGCCGGGCGCTCACGCCCGGGCCGGGCGGGCTGGAGGGGCGCGACCCCGAGTTCATCCGGGAGATGCTTCCCCGGTTCTGGCTGGCGGCTCGCCTGTACTTCCGCGCCGAGGTCAACGGGTTCGACAACGTGCCGGACGAGCCGGTGCTGTTCGTCGGCAACCACAGCGGCGGCGCCGACATCCCCGACACCTTCGTCTTCCTGCTCGGCTACCACACGTACTTCACCGTCGAGGGCCGGCCGCTGGTGGGCCTGGCGCACAAGATCGTCACCCGCATGCCGGTGGTCGGGGACTTCGCCCGCAAGTTCGGAATGGTGCAGGCCGATATGGACACCGCGGCGGAACTGCTCCGCGGCGGCGCGAACGTGCTGGTGTATCCGGGCGGCGACGTGGAGGCGCTGCGGCCGTGGCGCGACCGGAACCGGATCGTGTTCGACGGGCGCAAGGGGTTCCTGCGCCTCGCACACGCCAACGGGGTCAAGATCGTCCCGGTGGTCGCGACGGGCGGCCAGGAGACCTTCTACGTGTTCAACGACGGCCGCAAGACCGCGAAGCTGCTGCGGTTCGACAAGCTGCTGCGCGTCAAGTCGGTGCCGGTCAGCCTGAGCGTGCCGTGGGGCCTGCTGCCCGCGGACCTGCCGCACATCCCGCTGCCGGCGAAGATCCGCATCCAGGTGCTCGAACCGATCGACCTGCAGGAGCGGTTCGGCGACGATCCGGACTGGGACGAGGCGTACGAGTACGTGACGTCCGTGATGCAGGTGGCGTTGTCGCGGCTGGCCACCAAGAGCGTCATCCCGGTGGTGAGCTGA
- a CDS encoding class I adenylate-forming enzyme family protein: MPPQPPAATDPVNSPAPIAALPPFTADPMAWTHLPVSDLVRHRAAVQPDDPAYLSPGGTTTWARYDALADAVRDAALALPGPATALVFLPDTAEFHAAAVGLYRAGVLTVATGARSGVAELAHIASASGAAVLVTAPAMRGMSADALAGELRSRGADIAHVLVVEPDRVTVDGAAPGRPRTPARAFTVDDVSYLNATSGTTGLPKLVTHTQRRWATFAAIACRGADLRPDETIASFVPAPYGFGMWTAHFLPAQLGRPAVVTDRFDAAAAVGLLAEHRATMLGAVSTQFRMMLQADPDGLARLERLRVMYTGGEAVPRAEAERFESVTGAKVLQFYGSNEAGGVSATTVFDDDETRLGTGGRIVAETRLRIFDGGREVTGPGVRRGQPAVRGPLVSLGYFRDDAADAELFTDDGWMLLGDVVEVDESGRLRVVGRLADLIIRGGKNISAAEVEDLVREHPAVAMVAAVGVPDAMFGERLCAVVTLAPGAALTLDGLTSWMRGRGITREYLPERLLVLDAMPMAAGGKIAKARVRELAGAPGAGRARAGS; encoded by the coding sequence ATGCCCCCACAGCCGCCCGCCGCCACGGACCCGGTCAACTCTCCAGCTCCGATCGCCGCGCTGCCGCCGTTCACCGCCGACCCCATGGCCTGGACACACCTGCCGGTGAGCGACCTGGTGCGCCACCGCGCAGCGGTGCAACCCGACGATCCGGCATACCTCTCCCCCGGCGGCACCACCACGTGGGCCCGGTACGACGCGCTGGCCGACGCGGTCCGCGACGCCGCACTCGCGCTGCCGGGCCCCGCCACGGCGCTGGTCTTCCTGCCGGACACCGCCGAGTTCCACGCCGCCGCCGTCGGGCTGTACCGGGCGGGAGTTCTCACGGTCGCCACGGGAGCGCGTTCCGGCGTGGCCGAGCTGGCGCACATCGCCTCCGCCTCCGGCGCCGCCGTCCTCGTCACCGCACCCGCCATGCGCGGGATGAGCGCCGATGCGCTGGCAGGCGAACTGCGTTCCCGCGGCGCAGACATCGCGCACGTCCTCGTGGTCGAGCCGGACCGCGTCACGGTGGACGGCGCGGCGCCCGGCCGTCCCCGGACTCCGGCGCGCGCGTTCACCGTCGACGACGTCTCCTACCTCAACGCCACCTCCGGCACCACCGGGCTGCCGAAGCTCGTCACCCACACGCAGCGGCGGTGGGCGACGTTCGCCGCCATCGCCTGCCGGGGCGCGGATCTGCGGCCCGACGAGACGATAGCGTCGTTCGTGCCCGCGCCCTACGGGTTCGGGATGTGGACCGCACACTTCCTGCCCGCGCAGCTCGGCCGGCCCGCGGTGGTCACGGACCGCTTCGACGCCGCCGCCGCCGTGGGGCTGCTCGCCGAGCACCGCGCGACGATGCTAGGCGCGGTGAGCACCCAGTTCCGGATGATGCTGCAGGCCGACCCGGACGGGCTGGCCCGCCTCGAACGGCTGCGGGTGATGTACACGGGCGGCGAGGCGGTGCCGCGCGCCGAGGCGGAACGCTTCGAATCCGTCACCGGCGCGAAGGTCCTCCAGTTCTACGGCTCCAACGAGGCCGGCGGCGTCAGCGCCACCACGGTGTTCGACGACGACGAGACGCGGCTGGGCACCGGCGGCCGCATCGTCGCCGAGACGCGGCTGCGGATCTTCGACGGCGGGCGCGAGGTGACGGGGCCGGGCGTCCGGCGCGGACAACCGGCGGTGCGCGGGCCCTTGGTGTCGCTCGGATACTTCCGCGACGACGCCGCCGACGCCGAACTGTTCACCGACGACGGCTGGATGCTGCTGGGCGACGTCGTCGAGGTCGACGAGTCCGGCCGGCTGCGGGTGGTGGGCAGGCTGGCGGACCTGATCATCCGCGGCGGCAAGAACATCTCGGCCGCCGAGGTGGAGGACCTGGTGCGCGAGCACCCGGCGGTGGCGATGGTCGCGGCGGTCGGCGTGCCGGACGCGATGTTCGGGGAGCGGCTGTGCGCCGTCGTCACGCTCGCCCCGGGGGCCGCCCTGACCCTGGACGGGCTGACCTCATGGATGCGCGGGCGGGGAATCACCCGCGAATACCTGCCCGAGCGCCTGTTGGTGCTCGACGCGATGCCGATGGCGGCGGGCGGAAAGATCGCCAAGGCGCGGGTGCGGGAACTGGCTGGTGCGCCGGGCGCCGGGCGCGCCCGCGCCGGGTCCTGA
- a CDS encoding carboxymuconolactone decarboxylase family protein: MRSEWDRPARGALVAAAPEAAAVLDQLACGLVPGMGGLTALARVTCAEALGLEPLPRHEEPASAPAAASFAEQFSLDVSAVTDAQGRALETALGDRAGEYVLAVYAADWVPRVRRTLAELFDGAGEWPDDENEVDGLWPAVGGYVGAVARLQLLDPVLTELVRLRGARQHNCRMCKSLRSAPAMAAGAGEELFDAIDDYEHAGFTARQRAALELTDAMIWRPAYPSADLLGAVREHFTPAEAVELVLDISRNAINKVAVSQDRDQAQVSDGLQSYEVHADGAIEYGERIRIG, from the coding sequence ATGCGGAGCGAATGGGACAGGCCGGCACGGGGAGCCCTGGTGGCTGCGGCCCCGGAGGCCGCCGCCGTGCTCGATCAGTTGGCCTGCGGCCTCGTGCCCGGCATGGGTGGCCTGACGGCGCTGGCCCGCGTCACCTGCGCGGAGGCACTGGGGCTCGAGCCGCTTCCGCGCCACGAGGAGCCCGCGTCCGCCCCGGCCGCCGCGTCGTTCGCCGAGCAGTTCAGCCTGGATGTTTCGGCGGTCACCGACGCGCAGGGCCGGGCGCTTGAGACGGCGCTCGGCGACCGGGCGGGGGAATACGTCCTCGCCGTCTATGCGGCCGACTGGGTGCCGCGCGTGCGCCGGACGCTGGCTGAGCTGTTCGACGGGGCGGGGGAGTGGCCGGACGACGAGAACGAGGTGGACGGCCTGTGGCCCGCGGTCGGCGGATACGTGGGCGCCGTGGCGCGATTGCAGCTCCTCGACCCGGTGCTCACCGAGCTGGTCCGCCTGCGGGGAGCCCGGCAGCACAACTGCCGGATGTGCAAGTCGCTGCGCTCGGCGCCCGCCATGGCCGCCGGGGCCGGAGAAGAGCTTTTCGACGCGATCGACGACTACGAGCACGCCGGATTCACCGCGAGACAGCGGGCCGCGCTGGAGCTGACCGACGCGATGATCTGGCGGCCCGCCTATCCGTCCGCCGATCTGCTCGGTGCCGTGCGCGAGCACTTCACCCCGGCCGAGGCGGTGGAGCTGGTGCTGGACATCTCGCGGAACGCCATCAACAAGGTGGCGGTGTCGCAGGACCGGGACCAGGCGCAGGTTTCCGACGGGTTGCAGAGTTACGAGGTGCATGCCGACGGGGCCATCGAGTACGGCGAACGGATTCGCATCGGTTGA
- a CDS encoding antitoxin VbhA family protein encodes MSIRRPADDRATRARAINAARTTSELEGGRSTEVTRADQDAYVRGEIDIDQLGDRVRARYNIA; translated from the coding sequence ATGAGCATTCGCCGCCCGGCCGACGACCGCGCTACGCGGGCACGCGCGATCAACGCCGCCCGCACGACTAGCGAGCTGGAAGGCGGTCGCAGCACCGAGGTCACTCGAGCCGACCAGGACGCCTACGTACGCGGCGAGATCGACATCGACCAACTGGGCGACAGGGTCCGGGCCCGCTACAACATCGCCTGA
- a CDS encoding NADPH-dependent FMN reductase: MGDAGTPKLGIIIASVREARVGHLLGEWVAEQAREYGGFEVDVIDLAQVALPMTTSEPNHPRVGPYVNESTKAWSGRIAACQAFVIVTPEYNFGMPASLKNALDLVSSEWNYKPVAFASYGGISGGLRSVEQIKQVVLPLRMVPVPEAIVAPMVFDQFVDGAFEPNQVQQGAAKQMFDELSRMTEALRPLQG, from the coding sequence ATGGGCGACGCCGGTACTCCGAAGCTGGGCATCATCATCGCGAGCGTGCGCGAGGCGCGGGTGGGGCATCTGCTGGGTGAGTGGGTGGCCGAGCAGGCTCGCGAGTACGGCGGGTTCGAGGTGGACGTGATCGACCTGGCGCAGGTGGCGCTGCCGATGACCACCTCCGAGCCGAACCACCCGCGGGTCGGGCCGTACGTCAACGAGAGCACCAAGGCGTGGAGCGGGCGGATCGCCGCCTGCCAGGCTTTCGTCATCGTGACCCCCGAATACAACTTCGGCATGCCGGCCTCGCTGAAGAACGCCCTGGACCTGGTGAGCAGCGAGTGGAACTACAAGCCGGTGGCGTTCGCCTCCTACGGCGGCATCTCGGGCGGTCTGCGATCCGTGGAGCAGATCAAGCAGGTGGTGCTGCCGCTGCGCATGGTGCCGGTGCCCGAGGCGATCGTGGCCCCGATGGTGTTCGACCAGTTCGTCGACGGCGCCTTCGAGCCCAACCAGGTCCAGCAAGGCGCTGCCAAGCAGATGTTCGATGAGCTCTCCCGGATGACCGAGGCCCTGCGGCCGCTGCAGGGCTGA
- a CDS encoding mycofactocin-coupled SDR family oxidoreductase has product MTGRLEGKAVFITGVARGQGRAHAVRFAHEGADVIGIDLAGPLPDGVPYDSATPDDLDETRRLVEQEGRRALLTRADVRDREAVRKAVDDGVAELGRLDAVIANAGVCIPVAWDETTPEMMDATLDINVKGVWHTVIATAPHLIAAGGGSITLISSYAGKKVQPFMVPYTTSKHAITGMTRAFAAELGKHDIRVNSIHPGGVATPMGGGDMVGAIDRTNATNPKLAAMGTSFTNQGYAEPEEIAGAAVFLASDEAKFISSEHLSVDGGAQYF; this is encoded by the coding sequence ATGACAGGCAGGCTCGAGGGCAAGGCCGTATTCATCACAGGCGTCGCGCGTGGACAGGGCCGCGCGCACGCGGTCCGCTTCGCCCACGAGGGCGCCGACGTCATCGGCATCGACCTCGCGGGACCGCTGCCGGACGGTGTCCCCTACGACTCCGCCACGCCGGACGACCTCGACGAGACGCGGCGCCTCGTCGAACAGGAGGGGCGGCGCGCACTGCTCACGCGCGCCGACGTGCGTGACAGGGAGGCCGTGCGCAAGGCCGTGGACGACGGCGTCGCGGAGCTCGGCAGGCTCGACGCGGTCATCGCCAACGCGGGCGTCTGCATCCCCGTCGCCTGGGACGAGACCACCCCGGAGATGATGGACGCCACGCTCGACATCAACGTGAAGGGCGTGTGGCACACCGTGATCGCCACGGCGCCGCACCTGATCGCGGCGGGCGGCGGCTCGATCACACTCATCAGCTCGTACGCCGGCAAGAAGGTCCAGCCGTTCATGGTGCCCTACACCACCAGCAAGCATGCGATCACCGGCATGACGCGGGCCTTCGCCGCGGAACTCGGCAAGCACGACATCCGCGTCAACAGCATCCACCCCGGCGGCGTGGCCACACCGATGGGCGGGGGCGACATGGTCGGCGCCATCGACCGCACCAACGCCACCAACCCTAAACTCGCCGCGATGGGCACGAGCTTCACCAACCAGGGCTACGCGGAGCCGGAGGAGATCGCCGGCGCGGCGGTCTTCCTGGCGTCCGACGAGGCGAAGTTCATCAGCAGCGAGCACCTCAGCGTCGACGGCGGCGCGCAGTACTTCTGA
- a CDS encoding AAA family ATPase, with amino-acid sequence MPAPTFILTEEFEQALSLLRSGGNLFLTGKAGTGKSTLIRRFLAETDRRVLVAAPTGIAALGVGGYTIHRVFGFRAGTTLADVEGGAYRPGRFTKALSELQTLIIDEASMVRADLFDMLAAALGRFGPDPSAPFGGVQIVLVGDLFQLPPVVTEAEAAYFETRYATPYFFSADAYRAAALTTIDLTRVFRQSGDPRMATILNAIREGTLVQRSRAELNARTVPGFVPPDDEFWLTLTTTNRMATSRNRTRLERLAGEEFTHHAERIGELDRFEAPTDDVLHFKVGAQVMMLTNDATDRWVNGTIGRIVDAEWTERGCLVAVQFPGGDVAEVAAYRWEVTRPVVDGGGLRHEVIGSFTQLPFKLAWAITIHKSQGQTLDRLVVDLTGGTFATGQLYVALSRCTSMDGLVLTRPVFPKDLKTDRRILRFLRAATEPSTAARYCAIAALTVGDEGARSKPRPVELAVAFEDGTSISSVINPQRDLADARRAYGITVSDVLLAPTLLEAWTMLLPLLDGCTPAGVGVDKALGHVDFELKRLGASMPMPLGVDVPAGRLSAEERSALRSASAVERAQAVLQARERLGAQDPGAGAFDADASATESDEAEDSAAADAAGTVGYLLTRAPDAPTPESALLPQFSAMLDVSRGVGAVLLGRGDAGTDRNGDAAGGIDPEILREARVLVAEQVRAAAARVPLTAEALDRLRTLETVLGADLTDGLAALEAGSAAGVLAPGTRVCFTGDAFGADGRFVSRDEMFTLAEARGLTPVNNVSKTKCDALVTAEIGSQSGKARKAREWGKPVVSADEFLAWARG; translated from the coding sequence ATGCCCGCCCCGACGTTCATCCTCACCGAGGAGTTCGAGCAGGCGCTGTCCCTGCTGCGCTCGGGCGGCAACCTGTTCCTCACCGGCAAGGCGGGCACCGGCAAGTCCACGCTCATCCGGCGGTTCCTGGCGGAGACCGACCGCCGGGTGCTCGTCGCCGCGCCCACCGGCATCGCCGCCCTGGGCGTCGGCGGCTACACCATCCACCGCGTGTTCGGCTTCCGCGCCGGCACCACCCTGGCCGACGTCGAGGGCGGCGCCTACCGCCCGGGCCGGTTCACCAAGGCGCTGTCCGAGCTGCAGACGCTCATCATCGACGAGGCGTCCATGGTGCGGGCCGACCTGTTCGACATGCTCGCCGCAGCTCTCGGGCGCTTCGGCCCGGACCCGTCCGCGCCGTTCGGCGGTGTGCAGATCGTGCTCGTGGGCGATCTGTTCCAGCTGCCACCCGTGGTCACCGAGGCGGAGGCCGCGTACTTCGAGACCCGCTACGCCACCCCGTACTTCTTCTCCGCCGACGCCTACCGCGCCGCCGCGCTCACCACCATCGACCTCACGCGCGTGTTCCGCCAGTCGGGCGACCCGCGCATGGCCACGATCCTCAACGCGATCCGCGAGGGCACGCTGGTCCAGCGCTCGCGCGCCGAGCTGAACGCGCGCACCGTCCCCGGATTCGTGCCGCCCGACGACGAGTTCTGGCTGACGCTGACCACCACCAATCGCATGGCCACGTCCCGGAACCGCACCCGCCTCGAGCGACTCGCGGGCGAGGAGTTCACGCATCACGCCGAGCGCATCGGCGAGCTCGACCGCTTCGAGGCGCCCACCGACGACGTCCTGCACTTCAAGGTGGGCGCGCAGGTCATGATGCTCACCAACGACGCGACCGACCGGTGGGTCAACGGCACCATCGGGCGGATCGTCGACGCCGAATGGACCGAACGGGGCTGTCTGGTCGCCGTGCAGTTCCCGGGCGGCGACGTCGCAGAGGTCGCCGCCTACCGCTGGGAGGTCACCCGCCCGGTGGTCGACGGCGGCGGGCTGCGCCACGAGGTGATCGGCTCGTTCACGCAGCTGCCGTTCAAGCTGGCATGGGCGATCACCATCCACAAGAGCCAGGGGCAGACGCTCGACCGCCTCGTCGTCGACCTCACCGGCGGCACCTTCGCCACCGGCCAGCTGTATGTGGCGCTGAGCCGGTGCACGTCGATGGACGGCCTGGTGCTCACCCGCCCGGTGTTCCCGAAGGACCTCAAGACCGACCGGCGCATCCTGCGGTTCCTGCGCGCCGCGACCGAACCGTCCACCGCGGCGCGGTACTGCGCGATCGCGGCGCTCACCGTCGGCGACGAGGGCGCGCGCAGCAAGCCCCGCCCCGTCGAGCTGGCGGTGGCCTTCGAGGACGGCACCTCCATCAGCTCGGTGATCAACCCGCAGCGCGACCTGGCCGACGCCCGCCGCGCCTACGGCATCACCGTGTCCGACGTCCTGCTCGCGCCGACCCTGCTCGAGGCGTGGACGATGCTCCTGCCGCTGCTCGACGGCTGCACACCCGCCGGGGTCGGAGTGGACAAGGCGCTCGGCCACGTCGACTTCGAGCTCAAACGGCTCGGCGCCTCCATGCCGATGCCGCTGGGCGTCGACGTGCCCGCCGGGCGGCTGTCGGCCGAGGAGCGGTCGGCGCTGCGGTCGGCGTCCGCGGTGGAGCGCGCGCAGGCGGTGTTGCAGGCGCGCGAACGGCTCGGCGCGCAGGACCCGGGGGCGGGCGCGTTCGACGCCGACGCGTCGGCCACAGAGTCGGACGAGGCCGAGGATTCAGCCGCCGCCGATGCGGCCGGCACGGTCGGCTATCTGCTCACCCGCGCACCCGATGCGCCGACGCCGGAATCGGCACTGCTCCCCCAGTTCTCGGCGATGCTGGACGTCAGCCGCGGCGTGGGCGCGGTGCTGCTCGGACGCGGCGATGCCGGCACCGATCGGAACGGCGATGCGGCCGGCGGGATCGACCCCGAGATCCTGCGCGAGGCCCGGGTCCTCGTGGCCGAACAGGTGCGCGCGGCGGCCGCCCGCGTGCCTCTCACAGCGGAGGCGCTCGACCGGCTGCGCACGCTCGAGACGGTGCTGGGTGCGGACCTCACCGACGGCCTCGCCGCGCTCGAGGCCGGCTCCGCGGCCGGCGTGCTCGCGCCCGGCACGCGCGTGTGCTTCACCGGGGACGCTTTCGGGGCCGACGGCCGGTTCGTCTCCCGCGACGAGATGTTCACGCTCGCCGAGGCGCGCGGGCTCACCCCGGTGAACAACGTGTCCAAAACCAAGTGCGACGCGCTCGTCACCGCGGAGATCGGCTCGCAGTCCGGCAAGGCGCGCAAGGCCCGCGAATGGGGCAAGCCGGTGGTCTCCGCCGACGAGTTCCTCGCGTGGGCGCGCGGCTGA
- a CDS encoding FmdB family zinc ribbon protein, translating to MPVYRFRCDSCGPFDASHTMAAVPDADACPECQAPSQRTITAPALGRGRSAAMGLLDATARTASEPGVVAGAPPGRRRSPGTPVSTDPRHRALPRP from the coding sequence GTGCCCGTCTACCGGTTCCGATGCGACTCGTGCGGACCCTTCGACGCCAGCCACACCATGGCCGCGGTCCCCGACGCCGACGCGTGCCCCGAATGTCAGGCGCCGTCGCAACGCACGATCACGGCCCCCGCGCTCGGCCGCGGCCGCTCGGCCGCGATGGGTCTGCTCGACGCCACCGCCCGCACTGCATCCGAGCCCGGCGTCGTCGCCGGGGCCCCGCCCGGCCGGCGCCGCTCGCCCGGCACGCCCGTGTCCACTGATCCGCGGCACCGCGCGCTGCCGCGCCCCTGA